Proteins from a genomic interval of Pseudomonadota bacterium:
- a CDS encoding choice-of-anchor L domain-containing protein: MTTRQLRDLVFVLTLVASGASFAAGGSGGGGGNSGGGGGGGDGVDDNPSADDLYVLQYGAEKADDADIAEMTEAELESLETESPSSPPLPVTPPVVTPPSATGNQLVDAWLAPDSGITVTAGSINYIGANNQGRVYGASEFGTVINSGGIVLTTGSANFPTTNTSSGYTNVTGTGASFEVSSLSKQWTYDRDQLSFSFTVAPGVTGVTTKFVFASEEYPEWTGIFRDGFALLIDGVNVARLDPGNFVVLDNCTSNGVFPCTDTTQNDNGFFTPNVNGGATAAPFEFDGYTAVLTAAGLLDPTRTVHDIKAVIADSNDPLWDSAVFLSELRGTQPVPVPAPVLLLASALGGLFARRHRVTGKA; this comes from the coding sequence ATGACCACCCGCCAGCTTCGTGATCTCGTTTTTGTCCTGACCCTGGTCGCCAGCGGCGCCAGCTTCGCCGCCGGCGGCTCCGGCGGCGGTGGCGGCAACAGCGGCGGCGGCGGCGGCGGCGGCGACGGTGTCGACGACAACCCCTCGGCGGACGACCTCTACGTGCTGCAATACGGCGCTGAAAAAGCCGACGATGCCGATATCGCCGAAATGACCGAAGCGGAGCTCGAGTCGCTGGAAACCGAGAGCCCGTCATCGCCGCCCCTGCCGGTCACACCGCCGGTCGTCACGCCGCCTTCGGCGACCGGCAATCAACTGGTCGACGCATGGCTGGCGCCGGACAGCGGCATCACCGTCACCGCCGGCTCCATCAATTACATCGGAGCCAATAACCAGGGGCGCGTCTACGGCGCGAGCGAGTTCGGCACCGTCATCAATAGCGGCGGCATCGTGCTGACCACCGGCTCGGCGAATTTCCCCACCACCAACACCTCGTCGGGCTATACCAATGTCACCGGCACCGGCGCGAGTTTCGAGGTCTCCTCGCTCAGCAAGCAGTGGACCTACGACCGTGACCAGTTGAGCTTCTCCTTCACCGTCGCGCCGGGCGTCACCGGTGTGACCACCAAGTTCGTGTTCGCGTCCGAGGAATACCCGGAATGGACCGGCATTTTCCGCGACGGCTTCGCGCTGCTGATCGACGGCGTCAACGTCGCCCGCCTGGATCCCGGTAATTTCGTGGTGCTGGACAACTGCACTTCGAATGGCGTGTTTCCGTGCACCGATACCACCCAGAACGACAACGGTTTCTTCACGCCCAACGTCAACGGCGGCGCCACGGCGGCGCCGTTCGAATTCGACGGCTACACCGCGGTGCTGACCGCCGCCGGGCTGCTCGACCCGACCCGTACCGTCCACGACATCAAGGCCGTGATCGCCGACTCCAATGACCCCCTGTGGGACAGCGCGGTGTTCCTGTCGGAACTGCGTGGCACGCAACCGGTGCCGGTGCCGGCGCCGGTTCTGTTGCTCGCCAGCGCCCTGGGCGGCTTGTTCGCGCGGCGCCATCGCGTTACGGGCAAGGCCTGA
- a CDS encoding DksA/TraR family C4-type zinc finger protein: MAGGWSRDGAVQDQIDQSVADAVEHARLALAGGVSRPDCEDCGEPIPEARRQAVPGVRRCVACQEQHDADARFQSTFNRRGSKDSQLR, from the coding sequence ATGGCAGGTGGATGGTCGCGCGACGGCGCGGTACAGGATCAAATCGACCAGAGCGTCGCCGACGCCGTCGAGCATGCGCGCCTGGCCCTGGCCGGCGGCGTGAGCCGGCCCGATTGCGAGGACTGCGGCGAGCCCATTCCCGAGGCGCGCCGCCAGGCGGTGCCGGGCGTTCGCCGCTGCGTTGCCTGCCAGGAGCAGCACGATGCCGACGCGCGCTTCCAAAGCACCTTCAACCGTCGCGGCAGCAAGGACAGCCAACTGCGCTGA
- a CDS encoding VOC family protein: protein MFSHIMVGSSDIPRSKAFYDAVLGALGAKPAITDDKGRLIYMHNGGVFLVTPPINGQAATGANGGTIGFACDSQAKVDAWHAAGVANGGTSIEDPPGVRQGASGKMYLAYLRDPAGNKLCGLYRMP from the coding sequence ATGTTTTCCCACATCATGGTCGGCAGCAGCGACATCCCGCGTTCCAAGGCTTTCTACGATGCGGTGCTCGGCGCGCTGGGCGCGAAGCCGGCGATCACCGACGACAAGGGCCGCCTGATCTACATGCATAACGGTGGCGTGTTCCTGGTGACCCCGCCCATCAATGGTCAGGCGGCCACTGGCGCCAACGGCGGCACCATCGGCTTTGCCTGTGATTCGCAGGCCAAGGTCGACGCCTGGCATGCGGCGGGCGTGGCCAATGGCGGCACCAGCATCGAAGATCCGCCGGGCGTGCGCCAGGGCGCATCGGGCAAGATGTACCTCGCTTACCTGCGTGATCCGGCCGGCAACAAGCTGTGCGGTCTGTATCGCATGCCGTAA
- a CDS encoding MFS transporter, with translation MNTDAQPLLTPPFLLMLLTSLIVGMSFSTYFLLPKFFAVELDADAATIGGLSAVSLLASVFCMPYAGVQIDRHGRRLFVIVGAVLFAIACAGFLFVDRVGPLLWMLRLAQGIGWPLYYLALSTLATDIAPKARMGQAIGMFGGVMISTNALGPALAEWGAHHFGWQAVFAATVVAALLAAVLAYWLPDTHRPQAHDETTTMAELMRRPGLKRVLVVTAMVGWTFGAMFTFYQPWALASGFKQVSAFLVAFAGCAMVMRLGLGGVADRLGRLRVAKVTLVLYIIAPLTLIGLPTLGLFVTGALLGLAHGMFFPAFNAVAIEYAHESERGKVMGAYNGAFNIGFAAGSYLLGYVAIATSYPTIFVIAALTCTVAFVLLIRSPERALPGARPT, from the coding sequence TTGAACACCGACGCGCAGCCCCTGCTCACCCCACCGTTCCTGCTGATGTTGCTGACCAGTCTCATCGTCGGCATGTCGTTCTCCACCTACTTCCTGCTGCCGAAGTTCTTCGCCGTCGAGCTCGATGCGGACGCGGCCACCATCGGCGGCTTGAGCGCCGTGTCGCTGCTCGCCTCGGTGTTCTGCATGCCCTATGCCGGCGTGCAGATCGATCGCCATGGGCGCCGCCTGTTCGTGATCGTGGGCGCGGTGCTGTTCGCGATCGCGTGCGCGGGCTTCCTGTTCGTGGACCGTGTCGGCCCGTTGTTGTGGATGCTGCGCCTGGCGCAGGGCATTGGCTGGCCGCTGTACTACCTCGCCTTGTCCACCCTCGCCACCGATATCGCGCCCAAGGCGCGCATGGGCCAGGCCATCGGCATGTTCGGCGGCGTGATGATCTCGACCAACGCGCTCGGCCCGGCCCTGGCGGAGTGGGGGGCGCATCACTTCGGTTGGCAGGCGGTGTTCGCGGCCACCGTGGTGGCGGCCTTGCTGGCGGCGGTGCTTGCCTACTGGCTACCCGACACGCATCGGCCGCAGGCCCATGACGAGACCACCACCATGGCCGAACTCATGCGCCGGCCGGGCCTCAAGCGTGTGCTGGTGGTGACGGCCATGGTCGGCTGGACCTTCGGCGCGATGTTCACCTTCTACCAGCCGTGGGCACTGGCCAGCGGTTTCAAACAGGTCTCGGCCTTCCTGGTGGCGTTCGCGGGCTGCGCGATGGTGATGCGGCTCGGCCTCGGCGGCGTGGCCGACAGGCTAGGCCGCCTGCGCGTGGCCAAGGTCACGCTGGTGCTGTACATCATCGCGCCCTTGACCCTCATCGGGCTGCCGACGCTGGGCCTGTTCGTGACCGGCGCCTTGCTCGGTCTCGCCCACGGCATGTTCTTTCCGGCCTTCAATGCCGTCGCCATCGAGTACGCGCACGAGAGCGAGCGCGGCAAGGTCATGGGCGCCTACAACGGCGCGTTCAACATCGGCTTCGCGGCGGGCAGTTACCTGTTGGGCTACGTCGCCATCGCCACCAGCTATCCGACCATCTTCGTGATCGCGGCACTGACCTGCACGGTCGCGTTCGTATTGCTCATCCGCTCGCCGGAACGGGCCCTGCCGGGAGCAAGGCCCACATAG
- a CDS encoding MFS transporter, with the protein MDDVDARTQRRRSAIKGAFFSEVIDMFDIYLPVVVLSPVMGYFQGAGVDPASAALLGSLVFITTLLGRPLGAVLFGMIADRIGRRMASIYSVAGFSVITLLIGLIPGYAQIGIASYLLLVVLRFLDGICLGGGYTGAHPLALESSNKEHRGLVGGFLMSGFCLAYVAINLVAIATFAVFPLDGLDSPYAEWGWRIPFMIGAVLGGVLALYYIYHVSESEIWTQETRGSQARQPLATLMRGHAGRQLLQVLLMMTGFWTTQNIITIFLPSTLLPTMLHMSKVDISITLLVTYSILFFTYIGAGMLGQKIGRRRSFLILGPLIATVGSGLLYLLAHGEGLPLPAIMALVAVLAVLVTAPWGIIVTYINERFVTDVRATGFGVGFSLSVIVPSFYAFYLQWLGQWVGATTAPALLLCLGAVIATVGAAMGPETRDVDF; encoded by the coding sequence ATGGACGATGTCGATGCGCGCACCCAGCGTCGACGCTCGGCCATCAAGGGCGCGTTCTTCTCGGAAGTCATCGACATGTTCGATATCTACCTGCCGGTGGTGGTGCTGTCACCGGTGATGGGCTACTTCCAGGGCGCCGGGGTCGACCCCGCGAGCGCCGCGCTGCTCGGCTCGCTGGTGTTCATCACCACCCTGCTCGGACGACCGCTGGGCGCGGTGCTGTTCGGCATGATTGCCGACCGCATCGGGCGGCGCATGGCGTCCATCTATTCGGTGGCCGGCTTCAGCGTCATCACGCTCTTGATCGGTCTCATCCCCGGCTATGCGCAGATCGGTATCGCTTCCTACCTGCTGCTGGTGGTGCTGCGTTTTCTCGACGGCATCTGTCTCGGCGGCGGCTACACCGGCGCCCATCCGCTGGCGCTGGAATCATCGAACAAGGAACATCGCGGGCTGGTGGGCGGGTTCCTGATGTCGGGCTTCTGCCTCGCCTACGTCGCCATCAATCTCGTTGCCATCGCCACCTTCGCGGTGTTCCCGCTGGACGGGCTGGATTCGCCCTATGCCGAGTGGGGCTGGCGCATTCCCTTCATGATCGGCGCCGTGCTCGGCGGCGTGCTGGCGCTGTATTACATCTACCATGTCTCCGAATCGGAGATCTGGACGCAGGAAACCCGTGGCAGCCAGGCGCGGCAACCGCTCGCGACGCTCATGCGCGGCCACGCCGGACGCCAACTGCTGCAGGTGTTGTTGATGATGACCGGCTTCTGGACGACGCAGAACATCATCACCATCTTCCTGCCATCGACCTTGTTGCCCACCATGCTGCACATGAGCAAGGTCGACATCAGCATCACGCTGCTGGTCACCTATTCAATTCTTTTTTTCACCTACATCGGCGCCGGCATGCTCGGCCAGAAGATTGGACGGCGCCGCAGCTTTCTCATTCTCGGCCCGCTGATTGCGACTGTCGGCAGTGGCCTGCTCTACCTGCTCGCCCACGGCGAAGGTTTGCCGCTGCCGGCCATCATGGCGCTGGTTGCCGTGCTCGCGGTGCTGGTCACGGCGCCGTGGGGCATCATCGTCACCTACATCAACGAACGCTTCGTGACGGACGTACGCGCCACCGGTTTCGGTGTCGGCTTCAGCCTGTCGGTCATCGTGCCGTCGTTCTACGCCTTCTACCTGCAGTGGCTTGGGCAGTGGGTAGGCGCCACCACGGCGCCGGCGCTGCTGTTGTGCCTGGGCGCCGTCATCGCCACCGTCGGTGCGGCGATGGGGCCGGAGACGCGCGACGTCGATTTCTGA
- a CDS encoding nuclear transport factor 2 family protein produces MHRSPLDTTRFIFNAFAQGDIPALLACLADDVEWEYGPCSQDVPWYQNRTGIAGAMEFFHSLAAVEFHKFETTAFLAEGNTVVVLLDSDYSVRSNGNRVVYEDAVFVVRFNDEGKIRRFAHRVDLHQAWLAWHGEQRA; encoded by the coding sequence ATGCACCGTTCCCCGCTCGACACCACCCGTTTCATCTTCAATGCCTTCGCCCAAGGCGATATTCCGGCCTTGCTCGCCTGCCTCGCCGACGACGTCGAATGGGAATACGGGCCATGTTCGCAGGATGTGCCCTGGTACCAGAACCGCACGGGCATCGCCGGCGCGATGGAATTCTTCCACAGCCTGGCGGCGGTCGAATTCCACAAGTTCGAAACCACCGCGTTCCTGGCCGAAGGCAACACCGTGGTGGTGCTGCTCGACTCCGACTACAGCGTCCGGAGCAACGGCAATCGCGTGGTGTACGAAGACGCCGTGTTCGTGGTGCGATTCAACGATGAAGGCAAGATTCGTCGCTTCGCCCATCGCGTCGATCTGCACCAGGCGTGGCTGGCCTGGCATGGCGAGCAGCGCGCCTGA